One genomic segment of Coffea arabica cultivar ET-39 chromosome 6e, Coffea Arabica ET-39 HiFi, whole genome shotgun sequence includes these proteins:
- the LOC113697060 gene encoding uncharacterized protein: MSEQESLSSPMPRVLEPKSRPAGGTEQSWCKAVPGGTGITVLALLLSKAPDVPFLQTTLRNLQNTHPILKSKLHYDSTSTTYSYIIPSTPQLQIQPFDLASTSEILRGLTRSNSSTISTSDFRLILEHELNRIVWPNPDPSSEADDVDIFFASVYTLSDDKWVVALRLHTSVCDRTTAVSLLRELLKLMSADNGEGTQKEIDEELLEVRLGIEDYVPSGKGNKPFWARGVDMLGYSLNSFRLSNLTFQDTGLPRSSQVIRLQINADVTQKLISGCQARNIKLCGLLAAAALIAAHSAKCFPDDHWEKYAVVTLIDCRSLLDPVLENNDHGFYHSAILNSHDIEGGENLWELAERTHASYNNAKNNNKHFSDMSDVNFLMCKAIENPGLTPSSSLRTALISVFEDPVIDHSNQLHQRVGLEDYVGCASSHGVGPSIALFDTIRDGQLDCACVYPSPLHSRDQMHELIGEMRRILVEASNGIDTS, from the exons ATGTCTGAGCAGGAGAGCCTTAGCAGCCCAATGCCACGAGTACTTGAACCCAAGAGCCGCCCGGCCGGCGGCACGGAGCAAAGTTGGTGCAAAGCCGTTCCAGGCGGCACCGGCATCACGGTTTTGGCTCTACTCCTCTCAAAAGCCCCAGATGTCCCATTTCTCCAAACTACCCTCCGCAACCTCCAAAACACCCATCCCATCCTCAAATCAAAACTCCACTACGACTCCACTTCCACCACTTACTCCTACATCATCCCCTCAACTCCTCAGCTCCAAATCCAACCGTTCGATCTTGCATCGACGTCTGAGATTCTCCGAGGCCTCACTCGTTCAAACAGTAGCACTATCTCCACCTCAGACTTCCGCCTGAtcctcgagcacgagctaaatCGAATCGTCTGGCCAAATCCCGACCCTTCATCAGAAGCTGATGATGTGGATATATTCTTTGCCAGCGTGTACACTTTGAGCGATGACAAGTGGGTCGTGGCCCTCCGGCTTCACACGTCGGTATGCGACCGTACCACCGCGGTGTCACTGCTGAGGGAGTTGCTGAAGCTGATGTCTGCGGACAATGGGGAAGGGACGCAAAAGGAAATTGACGAGGAATTATTGGAGGTTAGATTGGGGATCGAAGACTACGTGCCGAGTGGGAAGGGTAATAAGCCATTTTGGGCCAGGGGAGTGGACATGCTTGGATACTCGTTGAATTCATTCAGGCTGTCAAATTTAACATTCCAGGACACTGGCTTGCCCAGATCTTCACAGGTCATAAGGTTGCAAATCAATGCGGATGTcactcaaaaactcatttct GGATGCCAAGCTAGGAACATAAAATTGTGCGGGCTGTTGGCGGCTGCTGCCCTAATTgctgcccattccgcaaaatgCTTTCCAGACGATCACTGGGAAAAGTACGCAGTGGTCACACTTATTGACTGTCGTTCGCTTCTGGATCCAGTACTCGAAAACAACGATCACG GGTTTTATCATTCTGCCATCTTAAACTCGCACGACATTGAGGGCGGAGAGAATTTGTGGGAGCTGGCGGAGAGAACCCACGCATCCTATAACAATGCTAAAAACAACAATAAGCACTTCTCAGACATGTCCGACGTCAACTTTCTAATGTGCAAGGCCATAGAAAACCCGGGTTTGACTCCATCTTCATCCTTGAGAACTGCCCTGATATCCGTTTTTGAGGACCCTGTCATCGATCATTCTAACCAGCTCCACCAAAGGGTTGGATTGGAAGACTACGTCGGTTGCGCCTCGTCTCACGGGGTAGGCCCTTCAATTGCATTATTTGATACCATAAGAGACGGACAACTGGACTGTGCATGTGTGTATCCATCGCCTTTGCACTCCAGGGATCAAATGCATGAGCTGATCGGCGAAATGAGAAGGATTCTTGTGGAGGCAAGCAACGGCATAGACACCAGCTAA